A region of Xylanibacillus composti DNA encodes the following proteins:
- a CDS encoding nucleotidyltransferase domain-containing protein — MEPILAAKLFVESNFHQSPFALAAGSVIRGEGTITSDLDIVIVDDCIDRAYRESFHAYGWPIEVFVHNEQTVREYFDHDIQRRRPSLVNMVAEGILIKDLGALGKGLKELAHELLAAGPAPFTPEESETRRYIITDLLDDLIGAQNYDEQLFISYKLVEQTCNFLLVNRQEWMGRGKWVPRLLKRSDEASYQILIKALKQLYVHQEKQPLIDWIVVELEKYGGRCFAGYSRGKP, encoded by the coding sequence ATGGAACCGATACTAGCCGCAAAATTGTTCGTCGAATCCAACTTTCATCAGTCGCCCTTCGCTCTTGCTGCTGGCAGTGTCATACGAGGAGAGGGAACCATCACTTCGGATTTAGACATTGTGATCGTGGATGACTGTATTGACCGTGCCTATCGGGAGTCCTTCCATGCATATGGATGGCCTATTGAGGTATTTGTCCATAATGAACAAACCGTGAGGGAATATTTCGATCATGATATACAACGAAGACGGCCCTCCTTGGTGAACATGGTCGCAGAAGGTATCCTCATTAAGGATCTCGGTGCGCTCGGCAAGGGATTGAAAGAGCTGGCTCATGAATTGCTGGCAGCAGGACCGGCCCCGTTCACACCAGAAGAGTCTGAAACGAGAAGATACATCATCACAGATCTGCTGGACGATCTGATAGGCGCTCAGAATTACGACGAACAGTTGTTTATCTCTTATAAATTGGTAGAGCAAACATGCAATTTTCTACTTGTAAACCGCCAAGAGTGGATGGGCCGTGGGAAATGGGTCCCGCGTCTGCTGAAGCGATCGGATGAAGCTTCGTACCAAATTTTGATAAAGGCTTTGAAGCAACTATATGTACATCAAGAGAAACAGCCGCTAATCGATTGGATAGTGGTAGAACTCGAAAAGTACGGGGGACGTTGCTTTGCGGGCTATTCCCGAGGAAAACCATAG
- a CDS encoding GNAT family N-acetyltransferase: protein MWRRIVKMVDIQLHSRPGFKLTEEIAGLIRSLTGTWFTEQVAEEMRRDLLLQDVLCLYKEGRLTSFTSFTSLEGALHITWMATHPDEQGRGYGSRLLSALIHHGQTLGFPQIKLWTVPPETNARYACTIRFYEKHQFMVVKRYADLWEGGAVEMS, encoded by the coding sequence ATGTGGAGAAGGATTGTGAAGATGGTTGATATTCAACTTCATAGCAGACCGGGCTTTAAACTGACAGAGGAAATTGCAGGTTTGATACGATCGCTTACAGGAACATGGTTCACCGAACAGGTAGCCGAAGAGATGCGCCGGGATTTGCTGCTGCAGGATGTGCTTTGCCTTTACAAGGAAGGGAGATTGACCTCATTTACATCGTTTACAAGCTTGGAAGGAGCATTGCATATCACGTGGATGGCGACGCATCCCGACGAACAAGGACGAGGATATGGCAGCCGTCTGTTATCCGCCCTCATTCATCATGGCCAAACACTTGGCTTCCCACAGATTAAGCTTTGGACAGTTCCGCCCGAGACGAATGCACGCTATGCATGCACGATTCGCTTCTATGAGAAGCATCAGTTCATGGTTGTGAAACGTTACGCTGACCTGTGGGAAGGCGGAGCGGTAGAGATGAGCTGA
- a CDS encoding J domain-containing protein: MDDLKKAAELLGVSEHAEMEEIENRYYLIVRRHRKSPDDVPEFEAISQAYKQLKDYHLNKMMENNEVYQAEMKKSPTRRKVEHFFSAYKLHIFGTAVIVAFAGMMLSTFLNNAAEVPEDAAVMLFGAYYANIEADDEEQSLEQRMTALVPEWQRIKVQLVFAPHDQMDTFDIGMLQKAMVMLATERPDLYVMDPQQFEIVGNQGAFLPLDDYEDRLREMFGEERLVYHQYTADTQPHLYGVDLTDHPVFEGVMMDQNSKIFTIRSGVQDTSNALRIYEALAQ, encoded by the coding sequence GTGGACGACTTGAAGAAAGCCGCCGAGCTTCTCGGTGTATCTGAACATGCGGAGATGGAGGAAATTGAGAATCGGTACTACTTAATAGTCCGGAGACATCGGAAAAGCCCGGACGATGTACCAGAATTTGAAGCCATTAGCCAGGCATACAAACAACTTAAGGATTATCACCTCAATAAAATGATGGAGAACAACGAGGTGTACCAGGCAGAAATGAAGAAGTCGCCGACCAGAAGGAAAGTCGAGCATTTCTTCTCCGCTTATAAGCTTCATATTTTTGGCACCGCGGTCATTGTCGCCTTCGCCGGCATGATGCTTTCCACATTTCTGAATAATGCGGCAGAAGTACCGGAGGATGCCGCTGTCATGCTCTTCGGCGCTTATTATGCCAACATCGAAGCTGACGATGAAGAACAGTCGCTGGAACAACGAATGACGGCTTTAGTGCCGGAATGGCAGCGCATTAAGGTACAGCTTGTATTCGCGCCGCATGACCAAATGGATACGTTCGATATAGGGATGCTGCAAAAAGCGATGGTGATGTTGGCTACGGAACGACCGGACCTTTATGTAATGGACCCCCAGCAATTTGAGATTGTCGGGAACCAGGGAGCTTTTCTCCCATTGGACGATTACGAGGATAGGCTGCGAGAAATGTTCGGTGAGGAACGGCTTGTCTATCATCAATATACTGCAGATACTCAACCGCATTTATATGGCGTAGATTTAACCGATCACCCGGTCTTTGAGGGCGTCATGATGGACCAAAATTCGAAAATCTTCACGATCCGCAGCGGCGTGCAGGATACGTCGAACGCTCTCCGAATCTATGAGGCCCTGGCTCAATAG
- a CDS encoding response regulator, which yields MFNLLIVDDHPYQVDSIVYTVEQSSLDVGAIYKAHSAAEALEWMKRETIHIVITDIRMPEISGIGLIERIRQTSKQVKCILLSSYADFEYAQQALELQTSKYLMKPVKTHELIETLQNVMEQLRAEQEAEQTMQQTIYTFRENLPILRERLLQKLLSGENVPKSELTHKLSAYNLPFEVGDNVALAVFQLEDDLTGYNEYDVSLLMYAVSNIAEEVFGDCFDVWHTRFTAKRLVMLAKTAGHKQIYQPQGQLERKAKELQRLVYRYLKHMLSVGVLHSWRRFPEDLAVSYEKAKRLLRSQEGKAAGFFAGVEDLPDPTLQGLIESLYAQPSLMTLLETGRWQDARARLEIIFAELEQKWMCSSEYLSEAFFIIAGTFQFVAHKNGKRLIDVIGVSDHALIQEYIHWDLSAFRSWVLRSLERLQILAASTSYDQNRSLIQRIHQFIETNLEKDVSLQSISEAVGLHPSYVSKVYREETGLTLSDYLLQYRLEYSAELLRNTDCKVYEVSSRVGYQTPHYFIKLFKKAYGMTPQQFRNTLKGASG from the coding sequence ATGTTCAATTTGTTGATCGTTGATGACCATCCCTATCAAGTCGACAGTATTGTATACACCGTTGAGCAAAGTTCATTGGACGTCGGTGCGATCTACAAAGCGCATTCTGCTGCCGAAGCATTGGAATGGATGAAGCGCGAGACGATTCATATTGTCATTACCGATATCCGCATGCCTGAGATTAGCGGTATCGGACTGATCGAAAGGATACGCCAGACGTCAAAGCAGGTGAAGTGCATTCTGCTCTCCAGCTATGCCGATTTTGAGTATGCCCAGCAGGCATTGGAGCTGCAAACCTCGAAGTACTTGATGAAACCGGTCAAAACGCACGAACTCATAGAAACTCTGCAGAATGTGATGGAGCAGCTGCGTGCGGAGCAGGAGGCGGAGCAGACGATGCAGCAGACGATCTATACCTTTCGCGAGAATTTGCCAATTTTGCGGGAGCGCTTGCTGCAAAAGCTGTTGAGTGGAGAGAATGTCCCGAAATCGGAGCTGACCCACAAGCTCTCTGCTTATAACCTGCCTTTCGAGGTGGGGGATAACGTGGCGTTGGCCGTCTTTCAGCTCGAGGATGACTTAACAGGGTATAATGAATACGATGTGTCGCTGCTCATGTATGCTGTCTCGAATATAGCCGAGGAAGTATTCGGAGATTGCTTTGATGTATGGCATACCCGTTTTACAGCGAAACGTCTGGTCATGCTTGCGAAAACGGCCGGACATAAACAGATCTATCAACCGCAAGGTCAACTAGAACGGAAGGCGAAGGAGCTTCAGAGGCTAGTATACCGCTATTTGAAGCATATGCTGTCTGTTGGGGTTTTGCATTCATGGAGACGCTTTCCGGAGGATCTGGCCGTGTCTTACGAGAAGGCCAAGCGGCTGCTGCGCAGCCAGGAAGGGAAGGCGGCAGGATTTTTTGCCGGTGTAGAAGATCTGCCAGATCCGACATTGCAGGGATTAATCGAGTCGTTGTATGCGCAGCCTTCACTCATGACGCTCCTGGAAACAGGGAGATGGCAAGATGCCAGAGCGCGGCTCGAAATCATCTTTGCTGAACTGGAGCAAAAATGGATGTGTTCCAGCGAATATTTGTCGGAGGCCTTCTTCATTATTGCGGGGACGTTCCAATTCGTAGCCCACAAAAATGGCAAACGGCTGATTGATGTCATCGGCGTGTCCGATCACGCTTTGATACAGGAGTACATTCATTGGGACTTGTCTGCGTTCCGCTCGTGGGTGCTTCGTTCATTGGAACGACTGCAAATTTTAGCAGCGTCAACCTCCTATGATCAAAACCGGTCTCTGATTCAGCGTATTCACCAGTTTATCGAAACGAATCTGGAGAAGGATGTGTCCCTGCAATCAATTTCTGAAGCGGTTGGCCTGCATCCATCGTATGTTTCAAAGGTGTACCGTGAGGAGACCGGGTTGACGCTAAGCGATTACCTGCTGCAGTACCGGCTGGAATACTCGGCTGAGCTGCTGCGAAATACAGATTGCAAGGTATACGAGGTGTCAAGTCGGGTTGGGTATCAGACGCCGCATTATTTCATCAAGCTGTTCAAAAAAGCGTACGGCATGACTCCTCAGCAGTTCCGCAACACCTTGAAGGGGGCATCCGGCTAA
- a CDS encoding sensor histidine kinase, producing the protein MFARMNTFTKITVIIVMLLVPILAVYIYSNQTSIRVVEEQLIQSNFNRLSFFLRQMDNISEQIWRSSYLMLEDPDAIRMQNQAMDNRTLVSLLSRQAVVEDLEKLRTSLPWDVELTIYAPETELVVTTTRKRDYDFSYFESNYSLQWSYRLLNLNGENEAYMVRHMTKPFAMEMNQEAMGLILEVAVPEREIANLLEQLRADGPGEPIFYHMDYGAVGSPSAKAEQLASYEELLRTVVLQDQGHEIVEIGRIAYLMNYARSETLNWYLIDMIPLESIMQPIEHTMLLFYLTVALLLCIGLVCASLLYRNVQMPIHRLTRGVQRLRRGEYAFRLTGKIPDEFAYLFSEFNVMSSEIQTLIEKVYVEQINVRKAKLRQLQAQINPHFLYNNFNFIQSMAQMDNKEAVIAFTQHLSHYYRYTTRMGDGLTTLREELSLVQSYLEIHKMQMERLAYDVDVDEALMSASFPPLLLQPVVENAVVHGIENRLGDGYIRIRGEQTAQGFQLIVEDNGKGMTPMELRRQSQQLLQDSMEEEGCGLRNVHQRLQHMFDPRSGLALAESPFGGLRVTLQVVLPKE; encoded by the coding sequence ATGTTTGCCCGAATGAATACGTTTACAAAAATAACGGTGATTATCGTCATGCTGCTCGTTCCGATTCTGGCGGTGTATATTTATTCCAATCAGACGAGCATACGCGTCGTGGAAGAGCAGTTGATCCAATCTAACTTCAATCGTCTTTCCTTCTTTCTAAGGCAAATGGACAATATCAGTGAACAGATATGGCGATCCTCTTACTTGATGCTCGAAGACCCTGATGCGATCCGCATGCAGAACCAGGCGATGGACAATCGAACCTTAGTTTCACTCTTGTCCAGGCAGGCTGTGGTGGAGGATCTGGAGAAGCTGCGAACTTCCCTGCCCTGGGATGTTGAGCTGACGATTTATGCGCCGGAAACGGAACTGGTCGTGACGACTACTCGCAAACGCGATTATGATTTCTCCTATTTCGAATCAAATTACAGCTTGCAATGGTCTTATCGGCTACTCAACTTGAACGGTGAGAATGAGGCTTATATGGTTAGGCACATGACGAAGCCGTTCGCTATGGAAATGAATCAGGAAGCAATGGGACTGATACTTGAGGTTGCTGTTCCAGAACGCGAAATCGCAAATTTGCTGGAACAACTGAGAGCGGACGGTCCGGGTGAGCCCATTTTTTATCATATGGATTATGGTGCGGTGGGCAGTCCGTCAGCCAAGGCAGAACAGCTTGCTTCCTACGAGGAATTGCTGCGAACTGTTGTGCTGCAGGATCAGGGACATGAGATTGTGGAAATCGGACGGATCGCCTATTTGATGAATTACGCCCGGTCTGAAACGTTGAACTGGTATTTGATCGATATGATTCCGCTGGAATCGATTATGCAGCCGATTGAGCATACGATGCTCCTCTTTTATTTGACAGTCGCCCTGCTGCTATGCATTGGGCTAGTCTGCGCATCGCTTCTATATCGCAATGTGCAAATGCCCATCCATCGGTTGACCAGAGGCGTCCAACGGTTGAGGCGAGGCGAATATGCCTTTCGCCTTACAGGGAAAATACCGGACGAATTTGCTTACTTGTTCTCGGAATTCAACGTGATGTCTTCTGAAATCCAGACATTGATCGAGAAAGTATACGTGGAACAAATCAACGTGCGCAAGGCAAAGCTTAGACAGCTGCAAGCACAGATTAATCCGCATTTTTTATATAACAACTTCAATTTTATACAAAGTATGGCGCAGATGGACAACAAGGAAGCCGTCATCGCCTTCACGCAGCACTTGAGTCATTATTATCGCTATACGACACGAATGGGGGACGGCCTCACCACACTGCGGGAGGAATTGTCGCTGGTTCAAAGTTATCTGGAAATTCATAAAATGCAAATGGAACGCCTGGCTTACGACGTGGATGTGGATGAAGCGCTCATGTCCGCATCCTTTCCTCCGTTGCTCCTGCAGCCGGTAGTAGAGAATGCTGTCGTGCACGGCATAGAGAATAGGCTGGGCGACGGATATATTCGTATTCGCGGTGAGCAAACAGCGCAGGGCTTCCAGTTGATCGTGGAGGACAATGGAAAAGGAATGACACCGATGGAGCTTCGCAGGCAATCGCAGCAGCTGCTTCAGGACAGTATGGAAGAGGAAGGCTGCGGCCTTAGAAATGTGCACCAGCGCCTGCAGCATATGTTCGATCCTCGATCAGGGCTAGCTCTTGCGGAGTCGCCGTTCGGCGGTCTTCGCGTCACTCTGCAAGTGGTATTGCCAAAGGAGTAA
- a CDS encoding carbohydrate ABC transporter permease — MHYRSTSYTIFQIVNYVLIGVLSLLCILPLLHILAVSLSSREAATANIVNFWPVGFTLAAYEQTIGNENFLRALMIGFQRTILGTIVSMSIITMAAYSLSKSNLRFQGRNIYAWFFIFMMLFSGGLIPTYLVVTKTGIYDTIWALVIPSAVNVWNMILMLNFFRNLPGELEEAALIDGAGHFTTLFRIYIPVSLPAIATMTLFTMVFHWNSWFDGIIYLTKLQDYPLASFLHTVVVKENFNEVGVDLENLQQISNRTVKASQIFIGALPILLVYPFLQRYFVKGIVLGSVKE; from the coding sequence TTGCATTATCGTTCAACGTCTTATACGATCTTTCAGATAGTAAACTATGTGCTGATTGGCGTGCTCAGCTTGCTTTGTATCCTGCCGCTTCTTCATATCCTTGCGGTTTCTCTAAGCTCGCGTGAAGCTGCCACAGCTAATATCGTCAACTTCTGGCCCGTCGGATTTACGCTTGCCGCCTACGAGCAGACTATTGGCAACGAAAACTTTCTGCGGGCCCTGATGATCGGTTTCCAGCGGACGATACTCGGAACAATCGTATCGATGAGCATCATCACCATGGCGGCATATTCCTTGTCTAAGTCGAATCTTCGGTTCCAGGGACGCAATATTTATGCATGGTTCTTTATCTTTATGATGCTGTTCAGCGGCGGTCTAATTCCAACCTACCTGGTTGTGACCAAAACCGGCATTTATGACACGATTTGGGCGCTTGTCATCCCATCCGCAGTCAATGTATGGAACATGATCCTGATGCTGAACTTCTTCCGCAATCTACCTGGCGAGCTGGAGGAGGCCGCTTTGATCGACGGTGCGGGGCATTTTACAACGCTGTTCCGCATTTATATTCCAGTTTCTTTGCCCGCGATTGCCACCATGACGCTGTTTACCATGGTCTTTCACTGGAACTCCTGGTTTGACGGCATTATATATTTGACGAAGCTGCAGGATTATCCGCTTGCTTCCTTCCTGCATACCGTCGTGGTCAAGGAGAACTTCAATGAAGTAGGCGTCGATCTCGAGAACTTGCAGCAAATCTCGAACCGGACGGTCAAAGCTTCGCAAATCTTTATCGGGGCGCTGCCGATTTTGCTCGTATATCCGTTCCTGCAAAGGTATTTCGTCAAAGGGATTGTACTAGGCTCTGTCAAGGAATAA
- a CDS encoding ABC transporter permease, which translates to MAATEPSPTLHPPTLQRKSSGKKFISYWRKTWPLHVLLLPAVVIALIYNYTPMFGIIIAFMDYRPWLGFSGSPWVGWENFEYLFGYRDARQVIWNTVLIASLKILMQMFVPVIFALLLNEIRIIWYKRTAQTLVYLPHFLSWVILGGIFVDILSIRGGIVNRFLGVFGIEPIFFLANGDWFRITVILSDIWKDFGFSAIIFLAAIAGINPALYEAAAIDGANRWQQVMRITVPGIMPIFIVVVTLSLGRVLDAGFDQIFNLYNPLVYEKGDIIDTFVYRVGLQGAQFSFATAVGLFKSVIGFILIVISYRMAYKWAGYRIF; encoded by the coding sequence ATGGCTGCAACGGAACCATCTCCAACTCTTCATCCGCCAACACTACAGCGCAAGAGCTCAGGTAAGAAGTTTATTTCCTACTGGCGCAAAACATGGCCGCTGCATGTACTTCTGCTTCCAGCAGTGGTCATCGCGCTTATCTACAACTATACGCCGATGTTCGGCATCATTATCGCATTTATGGATTACCGACCATGGCTTGGCTTTAGCGGATCACCGTGGGTAGGTTGGGAAAATTTTGAGTACTTGTTCGGGTATCGGGACGCCAGGCAGGTCATCTGGAACACTGTATTAATCGCTTCACTTAAAATTCTCATGCAGATGTTCGTCCCGGTAATCTTTGCGCTATTGCTTAACGAGATTCGGATAATCTGGTATAAGCGTACCGCGCAGACACTCGTTTATTTGCCGCACTTTTTGTCCTGGGTTATTCTTGGCGGGATCTTCGTCGACATTCTTTCGATTCGGGGAGGAATAGTGAACCGGTTTTTGGGCGTGTTCGGTATTGAACCGATCTTTTTTCTGGCCAACGGGGATTGGTTCCGGATTACAGTGATCTTATCCGATATATGGAAGGACTTCGGATTTTCGGCGATTATCTTCCTGGCGGCAATCGCCGGTATTAACCCGGCGCTTTACGAAGCCGCAGCGATCGATGGCGCGAACCGTTGGCAGCAGGTAATGCGCATTACCGTGCCCGGTATTATGCCGATCTTTATCGTTGTGGTGACGCTGTCGCTCGGGCGCGTGCTGGACGCCGGCTTTGACCAGATTTTCAACCTGTACAACCCGCTTGTATACGAAAAAGGAGATATTATCGACACCTTTGTGTACAGAGTCGGTCTGCAGGGAGCCCAGTTCAGCTTTGCAACGGCGGTCGGACTATTTAAATCAGTCATCGGGTTTATCCTTATCGTCATCAGCTATCGGATGGCTTATAAATGGGCGGGGTACCGCATCTTCTAG